From Populus alba chromosome 16, ASM523922v2, whole genome shotgun sequence:
ctttgcATTATAATTCACAGCTACAGTAgctgtgaattataattcacttgctacagtgaattataattcaattctttcttatttttgtaGTTGAACGTAAAAAATTTATGCAGGGCCGGGCCGGgcccaaaaaaaatagaaaaaataaaaagatgtgtgtgcatgaataaaaataatgtaaatttattggtttattcactgacgccagagtcaggaataaaaataccggtttaaatttatattatttttattcgttgtattttattttatttagctaaaaaaataaaaaatatgtgcatgataataaatttatttttatttatttattcactagtgCTAGagtaggaaataaaaaaatattgatctaattttttccagctatgaatttttactagcgccagagttggaattattcgagcttgaatattcactagcgccagagtcaaaaatattataaaccaatcatcatagcataaactaataaacatttagcaatttaagacaaaacccgcaatgcagtctgccttaggtaaaacgtttaaggggtgataatatcttcccttttacgtaaccaatcccgagtcatagaatctctgttgaccagttagggttcctagtgaccataatactaggttgcgactccttaaacaagacattttttcctaaaagaaccggatgccagaattctaatctttttccataattcaaaagaattatttttagggccgccgcgatgtcagGTGCGACAATCTCCATAAGCCATTAAGAAACAAGTTGAAACTTCGGGCACTCAAATGTGTCTTTGTTGGTTATGCTCAATATCAAAAAGATTACCGTTGTTACCATCCTCCAACTCATAAACTATATGTTACTCTTGATGTTGTATTTCATGAAGATAAAATGTATTACTCCACTCCTGAAATGATCAGTGACAAGGACAACCAAGGTAACTTGCAGGCTCCCAAAGACAGCTTGTATCACTTGGATGTTATAAGTGGAAAATATTACACCGAACCTCAGCCACTAGCTTCAAACGAAATGATACAACTAGAGTTGTAACCATATACTGAAGACCAAACAGAAATAAGGCAATCAGAACCTCAGCCATCAGCTTTCCCCATGCATAATGTGCCAACAAATCGAGAGACCTCTAAGTATGAATCTATGCCCGAACCTCAGGTAAGTTctgaaactcaatttaaaattttacccCATAGAACTACACGAGGAAAACCCAGAAATGACTATGAACCACTCTTCACTTCTAAACCACATTATCCTATGAATAATTTTGTATCCTATCATAAACtgtcaaaggaaaataaaaatttcgtGCAACAATTATCTGCTATATCTATTCCTAATAGTGTGCAGGAAGCTCTAAAAAATCCTAAATGGAAAGAAGCTATGAATGAAGAAATGAGGTCTCTTCAGAAAAATTCAACATGGGAAGTGGTTGACTTACCTATAGGGAAAATACCGGTTGGATGCAAGTGGGTGTTTACCATTAAACATAAAATGGATGGTACCATTGAAAGATTTAAAGCAAGGCTGGTTGTTAAAGGATACACTCAAACTTACGGGATTGATTATACAAAAACTTTTGCACCAGTGGCTAAAATCAATACTGTATGGATCCTAATATCCCTAGCTGTGAACCTTGACTGGCCCCTATAccaatttgatgtaaaaaatgtgTTCTTGTATgaagatcttcaagaagaagtatATATGGAATTACCTCTTGGATGTATGTTGCACACCCAAGGGAGCACACAGGTATGCAAACTAATTAAGGAAATCCCTATATGGGTTGAAGCAATCTCCTAGAGCATGGTTTGAAAGATTCACCAAATTTATGAAGTCTATTGGATACAAACAAAGCAACTCAgatcatatatttttcttaaaatgaaataaaaaggcaATCACAGCTCTCATTGTATACGTTAATGATATGATAGTTACTGGTAATGATCCTAAGGAAAAAGAGGCATTACAAATCCATCTTGCTCAGGAATTCAAAATGAAGTCTCTTGGCAATTTAAAATACTTCCTTGGCATCAAAGTATCAAGATCGAAAGAAGGAATATTTCTGTCTCAACGAAAATATGCCTTGGATTTACTAAAAGAAACAGGCATGACAACATGTAGCCCAATCAATACTCCGATAGAAGAAAATCTGAAACTCAGTATACATCCACAACAAATCCCTACTAATAAAGAGAGATATCAGAGATTGGTGGGAAGATTAATGTATCTTGCACATACCAGACCAGACTTAGCGTATGTTTTAAGTGTGATCAGTCAATTCATGCACTCTCTAAGCGAAGAACACATGAAGGTTGTCACTCATGTCTTAAGGTACCTGAAATCATCTCCAGGTAAAGGAATTTTGTTTAAGAAGGGAGAAAACTTAAATATTGAAGGGTACACCGACGCTGATTGGCTTGGGTCAATAGAGGATCGACGATCTACATCCGGATATTTTACATTCATGGGGGGGAATCTAGTCACTTGGCGAAGTAAAAAACAAGACGTAGTGGCTAGATCATCGGCCGAAGCCAAATGTAGGGAGATGGCCAAAGTAATTTGCAAGTTATTATGGATCAAGAATCTGATGCAAGAATTACTTGTTGAATAGACAAATGCAATGAAATTATATTGTGATAGTAAGGCAGCATGCGATATCGCCCGTAACCCCGTCCAACATGATAGAACTAAACACGTTGAGGTGAATAGacattttatcaaagaaaaattagaaggaaaaattaTCGAAGTACTTCATGTTCGATCTCAATAACAACTTGCCGATGTGTTAACCAAGGCAGTGTCTAGCCAAAGTTTTAATCATTGTCTCAACAAGTTGGGCATATGTGATATCTATGCACCAACTTGAGGAGGAGTGTTGAAGATTTAAGATATTCAAAGCATTAGTAAAgtcctgtgtgtgtgtgtgtgtgtgtgtgtgtgtgtgtgtgtgtgtgtgtgtgtgtgtgtgtgtgtctatccTCACtaactgttatatatatattaaagtctGTTAGAATACTAACGTAATAGTAGGAATTGTTTCCGTAAAGGTAAGGGATAGATTAGTTAATAATATTCTGTACATAAACTACCTCTGCTGCTATATAAAAAGGATAGCCTTGTAACAATAAAGCAATGAAATTGAATATAGTGAATAAAAGATCAATACAGAATACTGAATTTATCATATACAAACATCATCACTTTTCTCATACCAGtatcattaatgaaaaataatttattctacatcgtgatattttttaaaattgatccaagtattttgattaaaaaagataatgacaGTACAACAAAAATTCAcctgtttttataaaatattttgattgcgTTTGGATTTAGTTTTGATGTAGctgttgtattttaaaatatattttatataaagatatattaaaataatatgttttaaattttatttttaatattaatatattaaaataatttaaaaatatatataaaaaataaatttaaacaaacacTTACCGAACAATGTTTGAACCGTGTTTCCGAACACCACTTCGTCACTCCCGGACGAATTCCTCACTTCAGCCTAACATTGCCAAAATTTGTAAAGTTAAGGTAGTATTTTATCATGATAACCTAACGTCTTATATCTATAAACATCTCATAATTTAATCAACGCATGCTTTGCACAGCTGAAGTACACCAACAATAGCAGCAGTGACTCTCTTTTGTTGCTGTCAGCCTGCCTAACACCGGTTTGTGTCTTTGAATTTTGCTTGTTCTTTGAAAGTTTCATGTTGCTAATATAATATTCTACGCCATGCTCTTCTtcgccttcttcttcttcttcttcttcatgttCATGGAGACTGCTGAAAGGAAATTTCTACCTAATTCCACTACTTAATCACCCTATGCATCTATCTAGCCCTATCATGCTTGTCTACCACCTTGTTGCTAATATAAAGTTACATATTGTCATCAAGCACTATCCTGCCTCAACACCTACCATAATAGGGATGTAATTGTCGATAAACTTTCTGGTCAGCCCAACCATATATCCTGCTTTTTCAGTGTAGCAGCTACATAAGCATCATATTCTAAACTTTAAAACCCACCAAACTCTTCCACTACCTTCTGACAGCAAAGGATATGTGTATTTTTCTAAAGTTTCAGGGTATTGTGTTTGAAGTTATGAAAGTTTCtggttatggtttgaaaaaataagttttaaaaaagctatattttgtaatttttcgtTGAAACTCATGCAAAATCATGATATGTGTTGAttagtcaaatatttttaaatatatggtTAAAATGAAATGCAAAACACGTCACTCTACTctattgtaaaaacaaacatatcgCTTATGATTTATAATGGATTAATACACGGGCCACTTAGAAGTTAGAACATGTCTCCTCCTCACTAATAGACTAATGGAATGTGCCCACTATTCCACAATAGACACCGTAGTaacataagaataaaaagtATACCATGCATTACACATCATGACCTAAATTCCACTACCATGTTAGCCATAACACAGATATGCAGGCATCTAGTTTTGGCTTTAAAACCAGGCCTTCTGAATGCCTTGGCAGAAAGATGGGTGTCATTGATTATCTAGACACGATATTAGCCCCTCTGAGTCTCTTCCTCATGGTTGGTTACCATGCCTATCTATGGCATTGCTTCAAGAACAAACCATCTCAAATTAGTGAAGGAATTGAAGCattgaagagaaaaacatgGTTTGCACAATTGAAAGAGGTAATTACGGATCCAAATTACCAAATTCCAACacactttcataatatttgctGAGatgttgtttgtattttgttgaaaaacaGGGTGATAACAAGACCGGTATGCTAGCAGTGCAAAGCCTGAGAAATGCTCAGATGACAACTATATTAACTGCTGCAATAGCCATTATCATAAACCTGGCATTGGCTGCTTTGACCAACAACAACTATAAAGCAAGTCATCTCCTCAGTGGCAGTGCCTTTTTTGGCTCACAATCTGGGAAACTCTATGTTCTTAAATTTGGGTCAGCCTCGCTATCTCTCCTGGTAAGCTTCTTGTGCAGCTCAATGGGACTTGCATTCTTGATTGATGCTAATTTCTTGATTAATGCTGCCTCTCCTGAGTTCTCACCGTCACCTACATATACACAAACAGTATTTGAACGAGGTTTCATGTTGGCTCTTATGGGCAATCGGATCCTATGCATCACCTTTCCTTTATTGGTGTGGATGTTTGGCCCGGTGCTAGTCGCTTTGTCCTCTGTGGCACTTGTTTGGGTCCTCCACGGGCTTGATTTTCCTGGCAGGAGTATCTGTAGAGAAATGCCTCCTGCCTTGAACATATAACTTGTCATGCTTCAAGTCGAACTGCCTTGAAGTGGGCATCTTTTGAAATTCTTTGGAATAGTACAGCATCAATCTCAAGAAACAAAATGTTCTTAGAACTTGACACGAACCAAAACTTCAGAGAAAACGTGAAATAATACGAATACGAGAGCACAAATCAAAAGCCTGATGATTATTGAAATGTGCAAGGGCTTCCTTTCGATGGCCATAACTAGCTAGAGTAGTGATAAATTTTGTACTGAGGCTAATTTTGCAGGCAAAACACCCATTTCTGCAACACTAACTCATCTGCTAGAAATCACATATTTTTGCCAGAAAGGTATCCACGGAATCATATGGCAATTTAGCTTACCATCAACAGTGCAGAAACCACATGACCTGTTAAGCAACAATCACATTAACTTAAGCATAAAAGAGACTCCAATCTCCATCTTTCGCCACAAGATTGACGATACAAAGTATCAAAAGGAGCAGAATATCACATGAGTAGGCAATTAATGAACATTCAACGATCCAACAATAACAAATATCATCAGCTACAGATGCTGGGAGCATGATTTTCACACAGCATAAACCAATATGTATGCATGGCTAACTCGTTATTGATGAAGATACGACACCTTATAATTGCTGCATCCACAATCTTTCTCTTGGTGGTGATCCCCTCATTAAGCTAAAAGATTCAACTTTCCTGTGTAGCTCCAATAAAAAGGATGACGTGAACGATGATATTAATTAATAGGGCTGAAACTAAAATCGATGATGATGAGTCATGTAGTGAAGAGGATTATTCGATTggatgagataattttttaatttttaaaaattatatttaattttggcCGAAATGAAAAGTAATTGGTTttactattgtttttttcattaattagaaGGGTCTAAAGTAATTTGAAATTCAAGTAATATGAAATTCAACTCTATTAGTATTTGTTATGATTAACCAATCAATTCAAGGACTTTTTTAATACTCATTCTATGAATGACTTTAACTTCATGTATATTAtctaaatttgttaaatttataattttagattttgttttgttattctaAAACGAAGATAAAAgggataaaaacatattttgttgaaaagatagaaatataaatataaatatatcttcgaaatagttttaaaattaatttatatattttcaaaataaaattatttaatatatttttattatttctttctcttctatcTTAATTTTAGTAACCAAAAACTACCttaaaaattgtaaataatattCTCATATCTAATTTGGTAAACAAACTCGTAAAAGGAGCTCCTTTTACATGCTAttgatatttctttattttattttaatctttttattattatacccAATTATCTTCATCATGACTGGTTTATAACtatgataaattaataaaaaaaacttaagccaAGTTGTTGTATAGGCTCGTT
This genomic window contains:
- the LOC118047209 gene encoding uncharacterized protein — protein: MGVIDYLDTILAPLSLFLMVGYHAYLWHCFKNKPSQISEGIEALKRKTWFAQLKEGDNKTGMLAVQSLRNAQMTTILTAAIAIIINLALAALTNNNYKASHLLSGSAFFGSQSGKLYVLKFGSASLSLLVSFLCSSMGLAFLIDANFLINAASPEFSPSPTYTQTVFERGFMLALMGNRILCITFPLLVWMFGPVLVALSSVALVWVLHGLDFPGRSICREMPPALNI